In Janibacter alkaliphilus, the following proteins share a genomic window:
- a CDS encoding ATP-binding cassette domain-containing protein, protein MTDDHTLHARQVTLGYGERTVVEGLDLLVPPGEITVIVGANACGKSTLLRSLSRLLTPAEGTVVLDGQDLHRLPTKELARTLGLLPQSPIAPEGIVVGDLVARGRSPHQRMLSRWSSADDEAVAEALDLTATAELADRAVDELSGGQRQRVWIAMALAQQTDILLLDEPTTFLDISHQVEVLDLLTDLNRERGTTIVIVLHDLNLAARYADHLVAMCGGRMVASGAPDRVLTAETVAEVFGMRSQVIPDPVSGKPLVLPIGRHHGPVTTGAEPEAATTG, encoded by the coding sequence GTGACCGACGACCACACCCTGCACGCCCGGCAGGTCACCCTCGGCTACGGCGAGCGCACCGTCGTCGAGGGCCTGGACCTGCTCGTGCCCCCCGGGGAGATCACCGTCATCGTCGGGGCGAACGCCTGCGGCAAGTCCACCCTGCTGCGCTCGCTGTCGCGGCTGCTGACCCCCGCCGAGGGCACCGTGGTGCTCGACGGCCAGGACCTGCACCGGCTGCCGACCAAGGAGCTCGCTCGCACCCTGGGACTGCTCCCGCAGTCGCCGATCGCCCCGGAGGGAATCGTCGTCGGTGACCTCGTCGCCCGCGGCCGCAGCCCGCACCAGCGGATGCTCAGCCGCTGGTCGTCGGCGGACGACGAGGCGGTCGCCGAGGCGCTGGACCTCACCGCCACCGCCGAGCTGGCGGACCGCGCGGTGGACGAGCTCTCCGGCGGTCAGCGACAGCGGGTGTGGATCGCCATGGCGCTGGCCCAGCAGACCGACATCCTGCTGCTGGACGAGCCGACGACCTTCCTCGACATCAGCCACCAGGTCGAGGTGCTCGACCTGCTCACCGACCTGAACCGTGAGCGAGGCACGACGATCGTCATCGTGCTGCACGACCTCAACCTCGCCGCGCGCTACGCCGACCATCTCGTGGCCATGTGCGGCGGTCGGATGGTCGCCAGCGGCGCCCCCGACCGCGTGCTCACCGCGGAGACGGTCGCCGAGGTCTTCGGCATGCGCAGCCAGGTGATCCCCGACCCGGTCTCCGGCAAGCCGCTGGTGCTGCCGATCGGGCGGCACCACGGGCCGGTCACCACAGGCGCCGAGCCCGAGGCCGCGACCACCGGCTGA
- a CDS encoding iron-siderophore ABC transporter substrate-binding protein, whose protein sequence is MSTRILSAAVAAVATLALAACGSSSDDADSTSGGDGGSGAWPVTIEHAFGETTIEEKPERVATVAWANHEVPLALDVVPVGMAKADYGDDDGDGVLPWVEEKLTELDAETPELFDETDGIDFEAVANTEPDVILASYSGLTQEDYDTLSEIAPVVAYPDIAWGTTMDEMIEMNSTALGMEAEGQELISELDATIEETVADHPDLADKSAVFAYLDPKDLSQVGYYNTNDPRAVFLEDLGFTTPEMVSTAAEESEEFYTTVSSEQADDFEDVDLMISYGDDTLLSTLQDDALLSQIPAVENGSVAVLEDGTPLAASANPSPLSIDWGLDEYLTILDEAAAKAK, encoded by the coding sequence ATGTCCACGCGCATCCTCAGCGCCGCCGTCGCGGCGGTCGCGACGCTCGCCCTCGCCGCCTGCGGGAGCTCGTCCGACGACGCCGACTCGACCTCCGGCGGCGACGGGGGCTCCGGTGCCTGGCCGGTGACCATCGAGCACGCCTTCGGCGAGACCACCATCGAGGAGAAGCCGGAGCGGGTGGCCACCGTGGCCTGGGCCAACCACGAGGTGCCGCTGGCGCTCGACGTGGTCCCGGTGGGCATGGCCAAGGCCGACTACGGCGACGACGACGGCGACGGCGTGCTGCCGTGGGTCGAGGAGAAGCTCACCGAGCTGGACGCCGAGACCCCGGAGCTATTCGACGAGACCGACGGCATCGACTTCGAGGCCGTGGCCAACACCGAGCCCGACGTCATCCTCGCCTCCTACTCCGGCCTGACCCAGGAGGACTACGACACCCTCAGCGAGATCGCTCCGGTCGTCGCCTACCCGGACATCGCCTGGGGCACGACGATGGACGAGATGATCGAGATGAACAGCACGGCGCTCGGCATGGAGGCCGAGGGCCAGGAGCTCATCTCCGAGCTCGACGCGACCATCGAGGAGACCGTCGCCGACCACCCCGACCTCGCCGACAAGAGCGCGGTCTTCGCCTACCTCGACCCGAAGGACCTCTCCCAGGTCGGGTACTACAACACCAACGACCCGCGCGCGGTCTTCCTCGAGGACCTCGGCTTCACCACCCCGGAGATGGTCAGCACCGCCGCCGAGGAGAGCGAGGAGTTCTACACCACGGTGAGCTCGGAGCAGGCCGACGACTTCGAGGACGTCGACCTGATGATCTCCTACGGCGACGACACGCTGCTCTCGACCCTGCAGGACGACGCGCTGCTCTCCCAGATCCCGGCCGTCGAGAACGGCTCGGTAGCCGTGCTCGAGGACGGCACGCCGCTGGCCGCCTCGGCCAACCCGTCGCCGCTGTCCATCGACTGGGGCCTGGACGAGTACCTCACGATCCTCGACGAGGCCGCCGCGAAGGCGAAGTGA
- a CDS encoding cation:proton antiporter — protein sequence MDPLSIALLLVGVTVTVIVVARACEPIGLPSPLVLLGVGAVGSLLPVVPQISMSPELVLYGLLPPLLYAAAISTSLVDIRTNAVPILGLSVGLVLFTALGVALVAQALIPDLPFAVAFALGAIVAPPDAVAATAVARQIGLPRRITTLLEGESLLNDATALVSLRTALAAAGLAVHGAGSEEVSVAGVAGDFVWAVVGGVGIGVLTFVVVGMLRRYLTESAADTALSFASPFIAFVPAESLEASGVLAVVTAGLLLAHKAPRLQSSSSRLAERINWTTVTFVLENAVFLLIGLQLQEILQALDDAQDLTFGRTMLISLVVLATVLLLRPLWMVPFAWVYTRVDGVPGHSRVRESLVGSWAGMRGVVTLAAAFTLPEGTPHQPVLVMIALVVTVGTLLLQGLSLPRVAAALGVEGPDPRQDALVEASVVGAITGAGLRELEADPDSDPDVLAELKEQSTIRVNRTWERLGSLSESEGETPAEASARMRTQMIDAERAELLRIRSQGQVDQEVLAGVLRQLDAEESAISYGADKAARIRRSPLLPPPEVAPGCEHLAAQPASVTPTTPEGCQECVAAGQRWVHLRVCTQCGHVGCCDSSPGRHASTHHHETGHPVMASLEPGEAWRWCFVDDVLG from the coding sequence GTGGACCCCCTCTCGATCGCTCTGCTCCTCGTCGGCGTCACGGTCACCGTCATCGTCGTGGCCCGCGCCTGCGAGCCGATCGGCCTGCCCAGCCCGCTGGTCCTGCTCGGCGTCGGCGCGGTCGGCTCGCTGCTGCCCGTCGTCCCGCAGATCTCGATGTCCCCCGAGCTCGTGCTCTACGGGCTGCTGCCGCCGCTGCTCTACGCGGCGGCGATCAGCACCTCCCTGGTGGACATCCGCACCAACGCCGTCCCGATCCTCGGGCTGTCGGTGGGGCTGGTCCTCTTCACCGCGCTCGGGGTGGCCCTGGTCGCTCAGGCGCTCATCCCGGACCTGCCCTTCGCGGTCGCCTTCGCCCTCGGTGCCATCGTCGCTCCCCCGGACGCGGTCGCCGCGACCGCGGTCGCCCGGCAGATCGGTCTCCCCCGTCGGATCACCACCCTGCTCGAGGGCGAGTCGCTGCTCAACGACGCCACCGCCCTGGTGTCGCTGCGCACCGCGCTGGCCGCCGCCGGGCTGGCGGTGCACGGCGCGGGCAGCGAGGAGGTGAGCGTCGCCGGGGTCGCCGGCGACTTCGTGTGGGCGGTCGTCGGCGGCGTCGGGATCGGGGTGCTCACCTTCGTCGTCGTCGGGATGCTGCGCCGCTACCTCACCGAGAGCGCCGCGGACACCGCGCTCTCCTTCGCCAGCCCCTTCATCGCCTTCGTCCCGGCGGAGTCGCTGGAGGCCTCCGGGGTGCTGGCCGTGGTCACCGCCGGTCTGCTGCTGGCCCACAAGGCCCCGCGGCTGCAGAGCTCGTCCTCCCGGCTGGCCGAGCGGATCAACTGGACCACGGTCACCTTCGTCCTGGAGAACGCGGTCTTCCTGCTCATCGGCCTGCAGCTGCAGGAGATCCTGCAGGCGCTGGACGACGCCCAGGACCTCACCTTCGGCCGGACCATGCTCATCAGCCTCGTCGTGCTGGCCACCGTGCTCCTGCTGCGGCCGCTGTGGATGGTGCCCTTCGCCTGGGTCTACACCCGGGTGGACGGGGTGCCCGGGCACTCCCGGGTGCGGGAGAGCCTCGTCGGGTCGTGGGCCGGGATGCGCGGCGTGGTCACCCTGGCCGCCGCCTTCACCCTGCCCGAGGGCACCCCGCACCAGCCGGTGCTGGTGATGATCGCGCTCGTGGTCACCGTCGGCACCCTGCTGCTGCAGGGGCTCAGCCTGCCCCGGGTGGCGGCCGCGCTGGGCGTCGAGGGCCCCGACCCGCGCCAGGACGCGCTCGTCGAGGCCAGCGTCGTCGGCGCGATCACCGGCGCCGGGCTGCGCGAGCTCGAGGCCGACCCGGACTCCGACCCGGACGTGCTCGCCGAGCTCAAGGAGCAGTCGACCATCCGGGTCAACCGCACCTGGGAGCGGCTGGGCAGCCTCAGCGAGAGCGAGGGCGAGACCCCGGCCGAGGCGAGCGCCCGGATGCGCACCCAGATGATCGACGCCGAGCGGGCCGAGCTGCTGCGCATCCGCAGCCAGGGCCAGGTGGACCAGGAGGTCCTCGCCGGGGTGCTGCGCCAGCTCGACGCCGAGGAGTCGGCGATCTCCTACGGCGCGGACAAGGCCGCCCGGATCCGCCGCTCGCCGCTGCTGCCGCCGCCGGAGGTGGCGCCCGGCTGCGAGCACCTGGCGGCGCAGCCAGCCAGCGTCACCCCGACCACCCCGGAGGGCTGCCAGGAGTGCGTGGCCGCCGGGCAGCGCTGGGTGCACCTGCGGGTGTGCACGCAGTGCGGGCACGTCGGCTGCTGCGACTCCTCGCCGGGCCGGCACGCCAGCACCCACCACCACGAGACCGGGCACCCGGTGATGGCCAGCCTGGAGCCGGGCGAGGCCTGGCGGTGGTGCTTCGTCGACGACGTGCTGGGCTGA
- a CDS encoding FecCD family ABC transporter permease has protein sequence MTTTSPASPPPASPSDASPDAAVGTRQRFRAGRTRRSRSRLTACLAMGAAVLVLFMASLMVGERFYGPGEVLQVIAGQDVPGASFTVGTLRLPRAVLAVLAGVALGLGGVTFQTMLRNPLASPDIIGISSGASAAAVFCLVVLHLDETITSVVAILAAMGVAGLIYALAYEGGVLGTRLILIGIGIAAMLDALVGYVIVKAAAWDVQVAMRWLSGSVNGASWSTVLPLLAAVLVLTPVLLSQSSGLRLMQLGDDAASALGVPVERTRLVAILAAVALIAFATAAAGPIAFVAFLAGPIAARITGSGGSLMVPAALVGALLVLGADLLGQNAFGSRYPVGVITGALGAPYLVYLLIRTNRAGGSL, from the coding sequence GTGACCACCACCTCGCCCGCCTCGCCCCCGCCCGCCTCGCCGTCGGACGCGTCGCCGGACGCCGCCGTCGGCACGCGGCAGCGGTTCCGCGCCGGCCGCACCCGGCGCTCCCGCTCCCGCCTCACGGCCTGCCTGGCCATGGGCGCGGCGGTGCTCGTGCTCTTCATGGCCAGCCTCATGGTCGGCGAACGCTTCTACGGGCCGGGCGAGGTGCTGCAGGTCATCGCCGGTCAGGACGTGCCCGGGGCCTCCTTCACCGTCGGCACCCTGCGCCTGCCGCGGGCGGTCCTGGCGGTGCTGGCCGGGGTCGCGCTCGGCCTCGGCGGGGTCACCTTCCAGACGATGCTGCGCAACCCGCTGGCCTCGCCGGACATCATCGGCATCTCCAGCGGCGCCAGCGCCGCCGCGGTCTTCTGCCTCGTCGTGCTGCACCTCGACGAGACGATCACCTCGGTCGTCGCCATCCTCGCCGCGATGGGCGTCGCCGGGCTCATCTACGCGCTCGCCTACGAGGGCGGGGTGCTGGGCACCCGGCTCATCCTCATCGGCATCGGCATCGCGGCGATGCTCGACGCGCTCGTCGGGTACGTCATCGTCAAGGCCGCGGCGTGGGACGTGCAGGTGGCGATGCGCTGGCTCAGCGGCAGCGTCAACGGCGCCAGCTGGTCCACGGTGCTGCCGCTGCTGGCCGCGGTCCTCGTGCTCACCCCGGTGCTGCTCAGCCAGTCCTCGGGGCTGCGGCTGATGCAGCTCGGCGACGACGCCGCCTCCGCGCTGGGGGTGCCGGTGGAGCGCACCCGGCTGGTGGCCATCCTCGCGGCCGTCGCGCTCATCGCCTTCGCCACGGCGGCGGCCGGCCCGATCGCCTTCGTCGCCTTCCTCGCCGGCCCGATCGCCGCCCGGATCACCGGCTCCGGCGGCTCGCTGATGGTCCCGGCGGCCCTCGTCGGTGCGCTGCTCGTGCTCGGCGCCGACCTGCTCGGGCAGAACGCCTTCGGCAGCCGCTACCCGGTGGGCGTCATCACCGGCGCCCTCGGCGCGCCCTACCTCGTCTACCTGCTCATCCGCACCAACCGCGCCGGAGGTTCGCTGTGA
- a CDS encoding iron ABC transporter permease yields the protein MSTTLSPAEPESPPQTGTRSAAAARLGWMLLALAVLAGVGLLSLVLGNRGVSLDDAVAALGGAQDTIGQAAVTKRIPRTVLAMLVGAALGAAGVVLQGLTRNPLADPVIFGITPGAALFVVVGMAFFGLSSPTGYVLVASAGCTVAAVFVYTIGSMGRGGATPLKLALAGAASGAAFQSMSTAILLPRVDVMDSYRFWQIGGVGGASLTRIMQVLPFLVLGALLAMAIARGLNALALGEELASGLGERVGLIRGLATAAAVLLLGGATAAAGPIAFVGLVVPHACRLVVGLDHRWLLPFSMVVGAVLLTAADVIGRVVARPSEVDVGIVTALVGAPIFILIVRRQKARAL from the coding sequence GTGAGCACGACCCTCAGCCCGGCCGAGCCGGAGTCGCCGCCGCAGACCGGGACCCGGTCTGCGGCGGCGGCGCGCCTGGGCTGGATGCTGCTCGCCCTGGCCGTGCTGGCCGGGGTGGGCCTGCTCTCGCTCGTGCTCGGCAACCGCGGGGTGAGCCTGGACGACGCGGTCGCCGCCCTCGGCGGGGCGCAGGACACCATCGGCCAGGCCGCGGTGACCAAGCGCATCCCGCGCACCGTGCTGGCCATGCTCGTCGGCGCCGCCCTGGGCGCGGCTGGCGTCGTGCTGCAGGGGCTGACCCGCAACCCGTTGGCCGACCCGGTGATCTTCGGCATCACCCCCGGCGCCGCGCTCTTCGTCGTCGTCGGCATGGCCTTCTTCGGGCTCAGCTCGCCGACCGGCTACGTCCTGGTCGCCAGCGCCGGGTGCACGGTCGCGGCCGTCTTCGTCTACACCATCGGCTCGATGGGCCGGGGCGGCGCGACACCGCTGAAGCTGGCCCTGGCCGGGGCGGCCAGCGGAGCCGCCTTCCAGTCGATGAGCACGGCGATCCTGCTTCCCCGGGTCGACGTCATGGACTCCTACCGCTTCTGGCAGATCGGCGGGGTGGGCGGCGCCTCGCTCACCCGGATCATGCAGGTGCTGCCCTTCCTCGTCCTCGGGGCCCTGCTGGCCATGGCCATCGCCCGGGGTCTGAACGCGCTGGCGCTGGGCGAGGAGCTGGCCTCCGGGCTCGGCGAGCGGGTCGGGCTGATCCGCGGGCTGGCGACGGCCGCGGCGGTGCTGCTGCTCGGCGGGGCCACCGCTGCGGCCGGGCCGATCGCCTTCGTCGGGCTCGTCGTGCCGCACGCCTGCCGCCTGGTCGTCGGGCTCGACCACCGGTGGCTGCTGCCCTTCTCGATGGTCGTCGGGGCGGTCCTGCTCACCGCGGCCGACGTCATCGGCCGGGTGGTCGCCCGCCCCTCGGAGGTCGACGTCGGGATCGTCACCGCGCTCGTCGGGGCGCCGATCTTCATCCTCATCGTCCGCCGGCAGAAGGCGCGTGCCCTGTGA
- a CDS encoding DUF885 domain-containing protein gives MNAPSDGPRQQTEIDRIAEAHLDAEVALSPIEATYLGLPGGEDRLDDLSPDGLAEHSALRRRTLAALDRAAPQDEIDRVTLEAMRERLGLAEEMHAAGEDLADLNVIASPAQGIRDVFDVMPTSSDDDWRTIARRLGQVPAALEGWLASLHAGLDTGRAPARRQVDAVAQQARDLTAADGYYATLLRGASADGRALDPAVADALRHGVEAAAAAYAALPDRLRRVRAAAPERDAVGRERYQLHSRQFLGAQIDLEETYAWGQEELARIDGLMRETAERIRPGASVKEAVALLDADPRYQLHGTEALRAWMQQRADEVVDRLDGVHLDVPDPVRTIECMIAPTQTGGIYYTGPSDDFSRPGRMWWSVPKGVTTFGTWRELTTVYHEGVPGHHLQIGQAVHRRDLLNRWRRLASMTSGHAEGWALYAEWLMADLGFMDDPGDYLGLLDGQSLRAVRVVIDIGVHCGLDAPAEVGGGAWTYEKAWQMLDSYANQGTEQLRFELDRYLGWPGQAPSYKIGERIWLDLRDEARRAEGDAFSLKDFHARALDVGSVGLDTLRSALSP, from the coding sequence ATGAACGCGCCGAGCGACGGGCCACGCCAGCAGACCGAGATCGACCGCATCGCCGAGGCGCACCTCGACGCCGAGGTGGCGCTCAGCCCGATCGAGGCCACCTACCTCGGCCTCCCGGGCGGTGAGGACCGGCTCGACGACCTCTCCCCCGACGGGCTCGCCGAGCACTCCGCGCTGCGCCGCCGCACGCTGGCCGCCCTCGACCGCGCGGCCCCGCAGGACGAGATCGACCGGGTGACCCTCGAGGCGATGCGCGAGCGGCTCGGGCTCGCCGAGGAGATGCATGCCGCCGGGGAGGACCTGGCGGATCTCAACGTCATCGCCTCCCCCGCCCAGGGCATCCGGGACGTCTTCGACGTCATGCCCACCTCGTCCGACGACGACTGGCGCACCATCGCCCGACGGCTCGGCCAGGTCCCCGCCGCGCTGGAGGGCTGGCTGGCCTCGCTGCACGCCGGTCTGGACACGGGCCGGGCGCCGGCCCGCCGTCAGGTGGACGCGGTCGCCCAGCAGGCGCGCGACCTCACCGCCGCCGACGGCTACTACGCAACCCTGCTGCGCGGTGCCAGCGCCGACGGCCGGGCGCTCGACCCAGCGGTGGCCGACGCGCTCCGCCACGGCGTCGAGGCGGCTGCGGCCGCCTACGCCGCCCTCCCGGACCGGCTGCGCCGGGTGCGGGCGGCGGCGCCCGAGCGGGACGCGGTCGGTCGCGAGCGCTACCAGCTGCACTCGCGGCAGTTCCTCGGTGCGCAGATCGACCTCGAGGAGACCTACGCCTGGGGCCAGGAGGAGCTGGCCCGGATCGACGGGCTGATGCGCGAGACCGCCGAGCGCATCCGTCCCGGGGCGAGCGTGAAGGAGGCGGTGGCGCTGCTCGACGCCGACCCCCGCTACCAGCTGCACGGCACCGAGGCGCTGCGCGCGTGGATGCAGCAGCGGGCCGACGAGGTCGTCGACCGGCTGGACGGGGTGCACCTCGACGTCCCCGACCCGGTGCGCACCATCGAGTGCATGATCGCCCCCACCCAGACCGGAGGCATCTACTACACCGGTCCCAGCGACGACTTCTCCCGGCCGGGGCGGATGTGGTGGTCGGTGCCGAAGGGGGTCACCACCTTCGGGACCTGGCGCGAGCTGACCACGGTCTACCACGAAGGGGTGCCCGGCCATCACCTGCAGATCGGGCAGGCGGTGCACCGGCGCGACCTGCTCAACCGGTGGCGCCGGCTGGCCAGCATGACCTCCGGCCACGCCGAGGGGTGGGCCCTCTACGCGGAGTGGCTGATGGCCGACCTCGGCTTCATGGACGACCCCGGCGACTACCTCGGCCTGCTCGACGGGCAGTCGCTGCGCGCGGTGCGGGTGGTCATCGACATCGGCGTGCACTGCGGCTTGGACGCGCCGGCCGAGGTCGGGGGCGGCGCGTGGACCTACGAGAAGGCGTGGCAGATGCTGGACAGCTATGCCAACCAGGGCACCGAGCAGCTGCGCTTCGAGCTGGACCGCTACCTCGGGTGGCCGGGCCAGGCGCCCAGCTACAAGATCGGCGAGCGGATCTGGCTCGACCTGCGCGACGAGGCCCGGCGGGCAGAGGGAGACGCCTTCTCGCTCAAGGACTTCCACGCGCGTGCCCTGGACGTCGGCAGCGTCGGCCTGGACACCCTGCGGTCCGCGCTCTCGCCCTGA
- a CDS encoding lipase family protein — protein sequence MSRTARTLTGATLTLALSVPAVGAAGADENDVPGTAGAETLTGVAEPERRDFYEPPEDIPATPGTVLKEEPSTSVLDPLGLKAAHFDARRVMYSSLDREGTPIAVTGIVITPKKAWTGQGERPVVSYAPGTQGMGDGCAPTRFLSDSFEYESLFFSSLLAEGYSVAMTDYQGLGTPGAHTYMNREVQGHAVLDMARAARALPRSGLATSPIGIVGYSQGGGAAASAAELRAEYAPELPVKGVVAGAVPADLAKVAENLDGSFWAAFLYFALVGLSQGHHVDLPAYLNEDGKALAEKVESACVTNFGEYAFTESADYSADGRPITDYLDEEPFKSVIAENTIGERTPDVPVLLTHSRLDDTIPYGVGKQLARDWCASGTNLRWSPNWAPLHLGGILPNSSQVIPFLEDRFEGKALRSNCWAVR from the coding sequence ATGTCCCGGACCGCACGAACCCTCACCGGCGCCACGCTGACGCTCGCCCTGTCCGTCCCGGCCGTCGGTGCCGCCGGCGCCGACGAGAACGACGTGCCCGGCACCGCTGGCGCGGAGACCCTCACCGGCGTCGCCGAGCCGGAGCGGCGCGACTTCTACGAGCCGCCGGAGGACATCCCGGCCACGCCGGGCACCGTCCTCAAGGAGGAGCCGTCGACCTCGGTCCTCGACCCGCTCGGGCTCAAGGCAGCCCACTTCGACGCCCGCCGGGTGATGTACTCCTCGCTGGACCGGGAGGGCACCCCGATCGCCGTCACCGGCATCGTCATCACCCCGAAGAAGGCCTGGACCGGTCAGGGCGAGCGCCCGGTGGTCAGCTACGCCCCCGGCACCCAGGGGATGGGTGACGGCTGCGCGCCGACCCGCTTCCTCTCGGACAGCTTCGAGTACGAGTCGCTCTTCTTCAGCTCGCTGCTGGCCGAGGGCTACTCGGTGGCGATGACCGACTACCAGGGGCTGGGCACGCCCGGCGCGCACACCTACATGAACCGGGAGGTGCAGGGGCACGCGGTGCTCGACATGGCCCGTGCCGCCCGGGCGCTGCCCCGCAGCGGCCTGGCCACCAGCCCGATCGGCATCGTCGGCTACTCCCAGGGCGGCGGCGCGGCCGCCTCCGCCGCCGAGCTGCGGGCCGAGTACGCCCCGGAGCTGCCGGTGAAGGGAGTCGTCGCCGGCGCGGTGCCCGCCGACCTGGCGAAGGTCGCCGAGAACCTCGACGGCTCCTTCTGGGCGGCCTTCCTCTACTTCGCCCTCGTCGGGCTGAGCCAGGGGCACCACGTCGACCTGCCCGCCTACCTCAACGAGGACGGCAAGGCGCTCGCCGAGAAGGTGGAGAGCGCCTGCGTGACGAACTTCGGCGAGTACGCCTTCACCGAGTCCGCCGACTACTCCGCCGACGGTCGGCCGATCACCGACTACCTCGACGAGGAGCCCTTCAAGAGCGTGATCGCCGAGAACACGATCGGCGAGCGCACCCCTGACGTGCCGGTGCTGCTGACCCACAGCCGGCTGGACGACACCATCCCCTACGGCGTCGGCAAGCAGCTGGCCCGCGACTGGTGCGCCAGCGGCACGAACCTGCGCTGGAGCCCGAACTGGGCCCCGCTGCACCTCGGCGGGATCCTGCCGAACAGCTCGCAGGTGATCCCCTTCCTCGAGGACCGCTTCGAGGGCAAGGCGCTGCGCAGCAACTGCTGGGCGGTGCGCTGA